Proteins co-encoded in one Kocuria flava genomic window:
- a CDS encoding FHA domain-containing protein FhaB/FipA → MSELTVTLLRFGFLALLWIFIFSIVASQGRDLAVGGRLPVPGRSRRRQDAAPQQAPPAEAPADRRARPGTLVVLDGPLRGRSYPLGSAPVLLGRSPEATVPLGDDYASGRHARLFPQGSRWFLEDLGSTNGTYVGQQRLTRAVPLETGTPFRVGKTVLELRP, encoded by the coding sequence ATGTCCGAACTGACCGTCACGCTGCTCCGCTTCGGCTTCCTGGCCCTCCTGTGGATCTTCATCTTCAGCATCGTCGCCAGCCAGGGCCGTGACCTGGCCGTGGGCGGGCGGCTGCCGGTCCCCGGGCGGTCCCGCCGCCGGCAGGACGCGGCCCCGCAGCAGGCCCCGCCCGCGGAGGCGCCGGCGGACCGCCGCGCCCGCCCCGGGACGCTCGTGGTGCTCGACGGCCCGCTGCGCGGGCGCAGCTACCCGCTGGGCAGCGCCCCCGTGCTCCTCGGGCGCTCCCCCGAGGCGACCGTGCCCCTGGGCGACGACTACGCCTCGGGCCGCCACGCCCGGCTGTTCCCGCAGGGCTCCCGCTGGTTCCTCGAGGACCTCGGCTCGACCAACGGCACCTACGTCGGCCAGCAGCGCCTGACCCGCGCCGTCCCCCTGGAGACCGGGACCCCGTTCCGGGTCGGCAAGACCGTCCTGGAACTGAGGCCCTGA
- a CDS encoding FhaA domain-containing protein → MGFLESLEKNIEKAVRSAFSTGSRRRVEPVEIASALRRELDQEAFTISAGRTMAPNVFVVEFSEEDFPRAQNWGTPLAEELCDVVIKHARSQAYTLQGAVKVSFTRSAEAEAGGFRIHSSAQRTTESPNTTAPAPAPDGGHRIATGHGREDHAPPPTAPVQRWVPVLDLGGERYSLNADSIVLGRSAEADITVEDTGVSRRHLEIRRQGEHFVAVDLGSTNGSYVDGERVIGRAELVNGSVITMGRTRITFRLLTPKGPR, encoded by the coding sequence GTGGGATTCCTCGAGAGCCTCGAGAAGAACATCGAGAAGGCCGTGCGCTCCGCCTTCTCGACCGGCTCCCGCCGCCGGGTCGAGCCGGTCGAGATCGCCAGCGCCCTGCGCCGGGAGCTGGACCAGGAGGCGTTCACCATCTCCGCCGGGCGCACGATGGCGCCCAACGTGTTCGTCGTGGAGTTCTCCGAGGAGGACTTCCCCCGCGCCCAGAACTGGGGCACGCCCCTGGCCGAGGAGCTGTGCGACGTCGTCATCAAGCACGCCCGCAGCCAGGCCTACACCCTCCAGGGCGCCGTGAAGGTCTCCTTCACCCGCAGCGCCGAGGCGGAGGCGGGCGGGTTCCGCATCCACTCCTCGGCCCAGCGCACCACCGAGTCCCCGAACACGACCGCCCCGGCCCCCGCCCCCGACGGCGGGCACCGGATCGCCACCGGCCACGGGCGCGAGGACCACGCCCCGCCCCCGACCGCCCCCGTGCAGCGGTGGGTGCCGGTGCTCGACCTCGGCGGGGAGCGCTACTCGCTCAACGCCGACTCGATCGTGCTGGGCCGCTCCGCCGAGGCGGACATCACCGTCGAGGACACGGGCGTCTCGCGCCGCCACCTCGAGATCCGGCGCCAGGGCGAGCACTTCGTGGCCGTGGACCTGGGCTCGACCAACGGCTCCTACGTGGACGGCGAGCGCGTGATCGGCCGCGCCGAGCTGGTCAACGGCTCCGTCATCACCATGGGGCGCACGCGGATCACGTTCCGCCTCCTGACCCCGAAGGGGCCACGCTGA
- the rraA gene encoding ribonuclease E activity regulator RraA, with protein MTETPRPFATADLYDERGEQLQSCPRQFLDLGGVRAFTGPVRTIRCFQDNGLVKALLNTPGEGAVLVVDGHGSMGTALMGDMIAEAAVRNGWAGVIINGPVRDRVALAQLPLGVKALGSNPRKSAKDGVGEQDVPVVIEGTTFLPGRTVWADEDGVLVEG; from the coding sequence ATGACCGAGACCCCGCGCCCGTTCGCCACCGCCGACCTCTACGACGAGCGCGGTGAGCAGCTGCAGTCCTGCCCCCGCCAGTTCCTCGACCTGGGCGGGGTGCGCGCGTTCACCGGACCGGTGCGCACGATCCGCTGCTTCCAGGACAACGGCCTCGTCAAGGCCCTGCTCAACACCCCGGGGGAGGGCGCGGTGCTCGTGGTGGACGGCCACGGGTCGATGGGCACGGCCCTGATGGGCGACATGATCGCCGAGGCCGCCGTGCGCAACGGCTGGGCCGGGGTGATCATCAACGGCCCCGTCCGCGACCGGGTGGCGCTCGCGCAGCTGCCGCTGGGCGTGAAGGCCCTCGGCTCGAACCCCCGCAAGTCCGCCAAGGACGGGGTCGGGGAGCAGGACGTGCCGGTGGTCATCGAGGGGACCACCTTCCTGCCCGGCCGCACCGTGTGGGCCGACGAGGACGGGGTGCTCGTCGAGGGCTGA
- a CDS encoding NADPH-dependent 2,4-dienoyl-CoA reductase — MNAAFPHLLSPLRLGATTLPNRVLMGSMHTGLEEREDGPERLAAFYAERVRGGVGLVVTGGIGPNPEGAVREGGAVLTGPEDVARHRTVTDAVHAEGGRIALQILHAGRYARGDRAVAPSPLRAPISPVVPHELSAAEIERTIEDFARTAELAQQAGYDGVEVMGSEGYLLNQFTAEETNRRTDAWGGDLERRLRLPVEVVRRVRERTGPGFLLVYRLSMLDLVPGGATLDEVVRLARAVEEAGADLLNTGIGWHEARVPTIATAVPRGGFAWVTRRLRGEVGIPVVAANRINTPESAERILAAGDADMVSLARPLLADPRFVAKAAAGRPETVNTCIACNQACLDHTFSGRTASCLVNPRAGHETLLRLGPTRRAERIAVVGAGPAGAAFAIGAAEAGHAVTLFEAEDRIGGQFLLAHRIPGKEEYAETLRYWSVRLAELGVDVRLGTAAGPGDLAGHDRVVLATGVVPRVPALEGVDHPCVVGYREVLRDGAPVGRRVAVLGAGGIGFDVAQFLVHGPGGPPGDFYAQWGVDTTLSARGGLVPPRPRPPARDVVLLQRSTGKPGQRLGRTTGWIHRASLRAAGVRTLAGVAYRRIDDDGLHVSVPGPDGPQEQVLAVDTVVLCTGQEPLRELHERLLAGGHDAAAVPVHLIGGADVAAELDAKRAVRQAAELVAAIG, encoded by the coding sequence ATGAATGCGGCCTTCCCGCACCTGCTGTCCCCGCTGCGGCTGGGCGCCACGACCCTGCCCAACCGCGTGCTCATGGGCTCCATGCACACGGGCCTCGAGGAGCGCGAGGACGGGCCGGAGCGGCTGGCCGCCTTCTACGCCGAGCGGGTGCGAGGCGGCGTGGGCCTGGTGGTGACCGGCGGGATCGGCCCGAACCCCGAGGGCGCCGTGCGCGAGGGCGGGGCGGTCCTGACCGGGCCCGAGGACGTGGCCCGGCACCGCACGGTCACGGACGCGGTCCACGCCGAGGGCGGGCGGATCGCCCTGCAGATCCTGCACGCGGGCCGCTACGCCCGCGGCGACCGGGCCGTGGCGCCCAGCCCGCTGCGCGCCCCGATCAGCCCGGTGGTCCCGCACGAGCTGTCCGCCGCGGAGATCGAGCGCACGATCGAGGACTTCGCCCGCACGGCGGAGCTCGCGCAGCAGGCCGGCTACGACGGCGTGGAGGTCATGGGCTCCGAGGGCTACCTGCTCAACCAGTTCACGGCCGAGGAGACCAACCGGCGCACGGACGCCTGGGGCGGTGACCTCGAGCGGCGCCTGCGCCTGCCGGTCGAGGTGGTCCGCCGGGTCCGCGAGCGCACCGGCCCGGGGTTCCTGCTGGTCTACCGGCTGTCGATGCTCGACCTGGTCCCGGGCGGCGCCACCCTCGACGAGGTCGTCCGGCTGGCCCGGGCCGTGGAGGAGGCCGGCGCGGACCTGCTCAACACCGGCATCGGGTGGCACGAGGCGCGCGTGCCCACGATCGCCACCGCCGTTCCCCGCGGGGGCTTCGCGTGGGTGACCCGCCGGCTGCGGGGCGAGGTCGGGATCCCGGTCGTGGCCGCGAACCGGATCAACACCCCGGAGTCGGCCGAGCGGATCCTCGCCGCGGGGGACGCCGACATGGTCTCCCTGGCCCGGCCCCTGCTGGCCGACCCCCGCTTCGTGGCCAAGGCCGCGGCGGGCCGGCCCGAGACCGTCAACACGTGCATCGCCTGCAACCAGGCCTGCCTCGACCACACCTTCTCGGGCCGCACCGCCTCCTGCCTGGTCAACCCCCGGGCGGGCCACGAGACCCTGCTGCGCCTGGGGCCCACCCGCCGGGCGGAGCGGATCGCCGTGGTCGGCGCGGGGCCGGCCGGGGCCGCCTTCGCGATCGGCGCCGCCGAGGCCGGCCACGCCGTGACGCTGTTCGAGGCCGAGGACCGCATCGGCGGGCAGTTCCTGCTGGCCCACCGGATCCCCGGCAAGGAGGAGTACGCCGAGACGCTGCGCTACTGGTCGGTCCGGCTGGCCGAGCTCGGCGTGGACGTGCGGCTGGGCACGGCGGCCGGGCCCGGGGACCTCGCCGGCCACGACCGCGTCGTGCTCGCCACGGGCGTGGTCCCGCGCGTGCCCGCGCTCGAGGGCGTCGACCACCCCTGCGTGGTGGGCTACCGCGAGGTCCTGCGCGACGGTGCGCCGGTGGGCCGCCGCGTGGCCGTGCTCGGCGCGGGCGGGATCGGCTTCGACGTCGCGCAGTTCCTCGTGCACGGCCCCGGCGGCCCGCCCGGGGACTTCTACGCGCAGTGGGGCGTGGACACGACGCTCTCCGCCCGCGGCGGCCTCGTCCCGCCCCGGCCGCGACCCCCCGCGCGGGACGTGGTCCTGCTGCAGCGCTCGACGGGCAAGCCCGGGCAGCGGCTGGGCCGCACCACGGGGTGGATCCACCGGGCGTCCCTGCGGGCGGCGGGGGTGCGCACGCTCGCCGGGGTCGCCTACCGGCGGATCGACGACGACGGGCTGCACGTGAGCGTGCCCGGCCCCGACGGGCCGCAGGAGCAGGTCCTGGCGGTGGACACCGTGGTGCTGTGCACGGGCCAGGAGCCGCTGCGGGAGCTGCACGAGCGGCTGCTGGCCGGCGGGCACGACGCCGCGGCGGTGCCGGTGCACCTGATCGGCGGGGCCGACGTGGCCGCGGAGCTGGACGCGAAGCGGGCGGTCCGGCAGGCGGCCGAGCTCGTCGCGGCCATCGGCTGA